One region of Alcanivorax sediminis genomic DNA includes:
- the dnaJ gene encoding molecular chaperone DnaJ: MSKRDYYEVLGAAKDASQQDLKKAYRRLAMKYHPDRNPDDQEALAKFKEAKEAYEVLSDEQKRAAYDQFGHAGVNGQGQGGFGGGAGAGGFGDIFGDIFGDIFGGGGGGRRGPARGADLRYTLELSLEQAVRGCEEKIRVPTWESCDTCHGSGAKEGSKPVTCSTCGGAGQVRMQQGFFTVQQACPTCKGEGQIIEDPCGSCGGQGRVQNTKTLSVKIPAGVDTGDRIRLAGEGEAGMHGAPSGDLYVQVAVREHDIFQRDGTNLYCEVPISFVDATLGGELDVPTLSGKVKLKVPAETQTGKMFRLRGKGVKSVRGGATGDLLCKVVVETPVKLSSEQKDLLRKFQDSLETGGDRHNPKKTSWFEGVKRFFDAK; encoded by the coding sequence ATGTCCAAACGCGATTATTATGAAGTGCTGGGGGCAGCGAAAGACGCCAGCCAGCAGGACCTGAAAAAGGCCTATCGCCGTCTGGCGATGAAATACCATCCGGATCGTAATCCGGATGACCAGGAGGCGTTGGCCAAATTCAAGGAAGCCAAGGAGGCCTACGAAGTCCTGTCCGATGAGCAGAAGCGCGCGGCCTATGATCAGTTCGGCCACGCCGGCGTGAACGGCCAGGGCCAGGGCGGCTTTGGCGGTGGTGCCGGTGCGGGCGGCTTCGGTGACATCTTTGGTGATATTTTTGGCGACATCTTCGGTGGTGGCGGCGGCGGACGTCGTGGCCCTGCCCGTGGTGCTGATCTGCGTTACACCCTGGAGCTGAGCCTTGAGCAGGCCGTGCGCGGTTGCGAAGAAAAAATTCGCGTCCCCACCTGGGAAAGTTGCGACACCTGCCATGGCAGCGGTGCCAAAGAGGGCTCCAAGCCGGTGACCTGTTCCACCTGTGGTGGTGCCGGTCAGGTGCGTATGCAGCAGGGCTTCTTCACCGTGCAGCAGGCCTGTCCTACCTGTAAGGGTGAAGGCCAGATCATTGAAGACCCCTGTGGCAGCTGTGGTGGCCAGGGTCGGGTGCAAAACACCAAGACCCTGTCGGTGAAGATTCCGGCCGGTGTCGATACCGGTGACCGTATTCGCCTGGCGGGTGAAGGTGAAGCGGGCATGCACGGCGCGCCTTCCGGTGACCTCTATGTGCAGGTGGCGGTGCGTGAGCACGACATCTTCCAGCGCGACGGAACCAACCTGTATTGCGAGGTGCCGATCAGCTTTGTGGACGCGACCCTGGGTGGTGAGCTGGATGTGCCGACACTCAGCGGCAAGGTGAAGCTGAAGGTGCCGGCAGAAACCCAGACCGGCAAGATGTTCCGTCTACGCGGCAAGGGAGTGAAGTCGGTGCGCGGTGGTGCCACCGGTGACCTGCTCTGCAAGGTGGTGGTGGAAACCCCGGTGAAGCTGTCCAGTGAGCAGAAAGACCTGCTGCGCAAGTTCCAGGATTCGCTGGAAACGGGCGGTGACCGTCATAACCCGAAGAAGACCAGTTGGTTCGAAGGCGTAAAACGCTTCTTTGATGCCAAGTAA